GGGCCCTCGCCAAAGCCAAGGATGAGGCAATCTTCGCCGCGATGCGGCGCTCCATGACGACCATGCTCCGGACGGGGACCACGGGATTCTCGGACTTCCGCGAAGGCAGCCTGCGCGGGCTCCGCCAGTTGTACGCCGCGCTCTCCGCCGTACCGCTCGAAGGAGTGGCCCTGGGTCGCCCGGCAGGCCTTGCGTACGATGCGCGCGAGGTCGCGGCCCTGCTGCGCGCCGGCGACGGCCTCGCGGTCAGCTCCTACATCGACTGGCCCGCTTCGGATCTCGAGAAGGTCGCCGCGGACGCCCGTCGCGCGCGGAAACCCTTCGGGATCCACTGCTCGGAGCGCGTCCGCGAGGACATCGACAAGGTCCTCGACCTGCACCCCGCCTTCCTGGTCCACATGATCCAGGCAACGGACGCGGACCTCGAGAGCGTGGCGGATGCCCGCGTCCCCATCGTCGTGTGCCCGCGGTCGAACGCGTTCTTCGGCCTCACGCCGGACATCCCTCGCATGCTCGCGGCCGGCGTCGAGCTCCGCCTCGGAACGGACAACGCGATGATCAACGTGCCCTCCCTGTTCCGCGAGATCGAGTTCGCCTACCGCGTGGCCCGGATGAAGGGAGGGATCCGCGCGCGCGAGATCTTCGAAATGGCCCTGCGCGGCCGCCGGCTCAAGGAGCCCGGCTCTGCCTGCGCACTACGGGTGGGGGAGCCCGCGGACCTCGTGGTCCTGGACCTCCCGGGTGGGACCAACGGATTCGCCTCGATCATGCGCGCATCGGCCAGCGACGTTCGCCTGGTGGTGTCCCGTGGGCGGCCTTGGGAGCCCCCGATCACGGGCGCACCGCAGGGGCGGCCTCGGAGGACGCAGGGCCCGCGGAAGTGACCGGTCGTTCCGCTCACGACCCCATCCTTTATGACAGGCCCTCCCTTTTCCGCCCGGGATGGCCTCCTACGAGGACCTGATGTCCCTGTCCGTTCGGCGCGGGTTCCTCTGGCCCGCGGTCGACCTGTACGGCGGCTTCGCGGGGTTCTACGACTACGGTCACAACGGCACCCTCCTGCGCCGGCACTGGGAGGACGCGTGGGTCGAGCACTTCCTCGGCCTCAACGACAACTACTACCTGATCGACACGACCACGATCCTGCCTCACGCGGCCCTCAAGGCCTCCGGCCACGTCGACCACTTCACGGACCTCCTGGTGACCTGCACGCGATGCGGCGAGTCGTACCGTGCGGACCACCTGCTCGAGACTGCGACCCACGAGGAGCACGAAGGCCTCTCCGCGGAGGAGACCGACGCGAGGCTGAAGGCCGCAGGCGTGCGCTGCCCGAACTGCAAAGGCGAGCTGGGCCCGTCGCGCCCGTTCAACATGATGTTCCCGCTAGGGATCGGCCCCACGGGGAAGGACCCCGCGTTCCTGCGTCCCGAGACGGCGCAGGGCGCGTTCCTGAACTTCAAGCGCGAGTTCGAGGCGCTCCGCCGCAAGCTCCCGATGGGACTGGCCATCGTCGGCCGCGCCTACCGGAACGAGATCAGCCCGCGGCAGGGGACGTATCGGATGCGGGAGTTCCTGCAGGCCGAACTCCAGATCTTCTTCGACCCCGCGAGCTTCCCCGACCAAGTCCCCTACCCGCTGGTTCGGGACGTGCCCGTGCGCGTCTGCTGGGCCGCGGAGAAGAACCAGCCCACGGCTCACGATCTGCCGGCGAAGGACTTGGTGGCCCACGGCCTCCCTGCGTGGTACGTGTACCACCTCGTGAAGGTCCAGGAATTCTACCTCGAGGTCTTGGGGCTGCCGCGCGCCCGGTTCCGGTTCGCGGAGCTCGACGAGAAGGAACGCGCGTTCTACAACAAGATCCACTTCGACGTCCAGGTGAGCCAGGAGAGCCTCGGCGGTTTCAAGGAGGTGGGCGGCGTTCACTACCGGACGGACCACGACCTCGCGGGCCACGAAGCGGGCTCCCACGAGAAACAGGCGGTCACGGTGGGCACGACGCGGCTCGTTCCCCACGTCCTGGAGCTCTCCTTCGGCGTGGATCGCAACGTCTGGGCGCTCCTAGACCTCGGCTACACGCCCGGCGAGCGCGCGATCCTTCGCATACCGTCCCGGCTCGCTCCCATCGGCGTGGCCGTGTTCCCCCTGGTCAACAAGGACGGGATCCCCGAGCGGGCCGAGGCGATCTACGGGCGCCTGCGGAAACGGCTGGCCGCGTTCTACGACGACGCAGGGTCCATCGGCAAGCGCTACGCCCGGATGGACGAGATCGGAACCGCGTTCTGCGTGACCGTGGACCACGAGACCCTGGAAGGCAAGGGGGTCACGGTCCGGGATCGCGACTCCCAGAAGCAGATCCGGATCCCCGAGGCCGAGCTCATCCCCCGGCTCGAGCGTCTCCTGGTCGGCGAAACCCGCTTCGGCGACGCCGCGTGAACCAATGCGAGGGGACGGACCCGCCACTCGTACCCTCTCTCGCCTCGAGGCCGACGTGGCGCGCGTCGCCGCCGGCCGGGACGAGATCGTGCTCGCGTTCTCCGGCGGCTTGGGCAGCCTCCTGATCGCCGCGCTCGCGCGCAAGCGATGCGACCTTCTCTGCGTGGTCGTGGGCATGCGTGGCTCCGCGGATGTGGAGGCCGCACGGGTGGCTCAGATGTTTCTGGACTACCGGCTTGCGATTCTCCGGCCGAGCCCCTCCCAAGCGCTGCGCGCAGCGCGACGGATCGCGGCGTCGGGATATCCGATCCCGCTCGCTGAATGCCTGGCCCTCGTACCGCTGGCGCTCGTGGAGGCGCGCCAACCCGAGAGCCTCGTCCTCTCCGGCGCAGGGCTCACCGCCCGGACCTCGTCCCTCCGCCGCGCCCTCGGGGAACGGGAGGCCCTCTCCCCGGGACTTCGTCTCCGCCTCGGTGGATTGGGTCGGCGTCCTCTCCTCCGGATGGCGGAGGCCGCGGGCCTACCGGAGTCCTTTGCCCTCGCAGCCCCGCGGAGCCCCCTCGAGGGTTCGGGGATCGGGCCCGTCCTCCGGGCCATGGCCCGCCGACGCGGGATGTCGGTCCCACGCCTCGTGTCCGCCCACGAGTAGACGGCTCATTATCAGGAACGGTCCCGTCGCACGCGTCGTTCCCAATCATTGCACCTTGACTGGCACCTATAAATAGCTCGTCCGCGAATCAATGCGTTCGCCGTCGTTCGCTCCGCGTGGAGCATCAGTTGGGGGACAGTCACTGACCGAACATCTAGGGGCACGCACCGCGAGGAGTCTCCTGATGTTATGCGTGGCGGGCCTCGGCTTCGCACTCCTTCTGGGGCTCTCGACGCCCGGGAGTGCGGGACCCGTCCGCTCGAACTACGCGCTCAACGTGATCCTGAACGATTCTCACGCGGGCCGGATCGACATCGTCCTCCAGATGCAGAACCTGACCGGGAACGGCACGTACCTGTACTGGGCTCGGTACATGCGGGCCATCGTCTCGCTAGGGCCCCAGCTCGCTTGGTTGGAAACCGGAGCACCGGGCGGCTCCGAGGTCGAGAACGAGGCCAATGTCAGCGGGGTGGAGTACTTCAACTTCACTTCGTACATCGCGCCTGCGACCCGGCAGAGCATGACGGACACCCCGAACACGACGTACTTTGCGACCTTCACCGCGGTCGTGAGCTACTCGGACAACCTAGGTGCGAACAATCGGACCATCCTGCGCACGGTGTCCTTCGCGCTCAACTACATCCCGCCGGCCGCTCCCCCGTTCATCTCCCTGGCCACCGC
This is a stretch of genomic DNA from Thermoplasmata archaeon. It encodes these proteins:
- a CDS encoding glycine--tRNA ligase — protein: MASYEDLMSLSVRRGFLWPAVDLYGGFAGFYDYGHNGTLLRRHWEDAWVEHFLGLNDNYYLIDTTTILPHAALKASGHVDHFTDLLVTCTRCGESYRADHLLETATHEEHEGLSAEETDARLKAAGVRCPNCKGELGPSRPFNMMFPLGIGPTGKDPAFLRPETAQGAFLNFKREFEALRRKLPMGLAIVGRAYRNEISPRQGTYRMREFLQAELQIFFDPASFPDQVPYPLVRDVPVRVCWAAEKNQPTAHDLPAKDLVAHGLPAWYVYHLVKVQEFYLEVLGLPRARFRFAELDEKERAFYNKIHFDVQVSQESLGGFKEVGGVHYRTDHDLAGHEAGSHEKQAVTVGTTRLVPHVLELSFGVDRNVWALLDLGYTPGERAILRIPSRLAPIGVAVFPLVNKDGIPERAEAIYGRLRKRLAAFYDDAGSIGKRYARMDEIGTAFCVTVDHETLEGKGVTVRDRDSQKQIRIPEAELIPRLERLLVGETRFGDAA
- a CDS encoding amidohydrolase family protein; the encoded protein is MPSVSGWFFDGRGFREGTVGWADGVIVESRAGQARDVLARGLVIPGLWNAHTHLGDAVVTQELRGSIEDLVAPPRGLKHRALAKAKDEAIFAAMRRSMTTMLRTGTTGFSDFREGSLRGLRQLYAALSAVPLEGVALGRPAGLAYDAREVAALLRAGDGLAVSSYIDWPASDLEKVAADARRARKPFGIHCSERVREDIDKVLDLHPAFLVHMIQATDADLESVADARVPIVVCPRSNAFFGLTPDIPRMLAAGVELRLGTDNAMINVPSLFREIEFAYRVARMKGGIRAREIFEMALRGRRLKEPGSACALRVGEPADLVVLDLPGGTNGFASIMRASASDVRLVVSRGRPWEPPITGAPQGRPRRTQGPRK